One Planctomycetota bacterium DNA window includes the following coding sequences:
- a CDS encoding putative Ig domain-containing protein produces MPNRKMRAALGVFWVMLGVLVFPAFAFASVEDFETGNFSQFGWQNNGRWAVVSGAGYNSTYGAKVYCEQYVTGSWDLWVTMPCTAGNISFYRYEYGYGTSSLIFYIDGVQKGSWQNVSWGVVTYTVTAGTHTFKWRASKSSTGDDATYKIDYITFPEDPAMGIAVGAADASRPIGGSAKVAGQITCSTGPVGKVLNSLKFTGAGTGNEYTDIASAKLYQDTNGNGILDGGESQLGTSQVFTADNGTILFSNLGITINARSSLNMLMCYDMVTTCLTTFTYQAKIISSSDVSANELGGGASSVNGSFPINCAVKTMYRENFETGTLTKFPWTWLARWEANASAGYQDTWGAQVYLLSYITGSWDLNLTRPCTAGNISFYRYQSGYGTGSLKFYIDGVLKGSWSDQGWAQVSYSIARGVHTFTWIADKTTTSSEAYYKIDDIEFPWVSTLFITSTTPLPDGLKNTAYSQTFTATNGQAPYTWSKISGSFPPGINLNSSTGELYGTPTISGTYNFRIRVTDNLSATDGMDFSLYIKPWDILLGGDHEGQDWTLNTNTTIGGEHYGIGQFTIDPSVTISFQSGSGMGIDANDVVISGTLKGISRGIVEINSAMDILLTSTGKIDVTDLAYGGTDSTSTKGADAPNYTVGGGGGGYGGEGGDGGGYSGSGGGTRGTRYFMDIAEGSKGGNVPLPPDPPPLYKDPYGGMGGIAILVAGNIVTVDGKIWAYGNNGQDGIIVNSTPTAGGGGGSGGGIMISAMKVYVNSSAELLAYGGNGGAPASGNNNGGGGGGGGRIKIFGSHIHPDAYLSVSGGNHGSASAQNGHPGTIMVLPLHRGYCSPCEALPGGVTAAIPVGSSVNVTSGNLNIDLDITNINPVNSVPHNISIYYNSAAENTTGPLGPKWTHTFNQRIEAVISDTVLAWVDGSGRKIAFDDINNDYVYESYPVYGLPQVVLTDTGTGYVLQAKDRTKYYFNSGGLLTNIQCPRGNAITCTYNAGLLASVALPDGNRVISVYYNANSLINQLIDPAGNITTLAYNGNNQLQYVRKDSGSWE; encoded by the coding sequence ATGCCAAACCGTAAAATGAGAGCAGCACTTGGTGTTTTCTGGGTCATGCTCGGCGTTCTGGTGTTCCCCGCCTTTGCCTTTGCCTCTGTAGAGGATTTTGAGACCGGTAACTTTTCCCAATTCGGCTGGCAGAATAACGGTCGCTGGGCAGTCGTCTCCGGCGCCGGATACAACTCCACTTACGGCGCTAAGGTCTACTGCGAGCAATACGTCACCGGCTCGTGGGACCTCTGGGTGACCATGCCCTGCACGGCAGGCAATATCTCCTTTTACCGCTATGAATACGGCTACGGCACCAGCAGCCTTATTTTCTACATTGATGGCGTCCAAAAAGGCTCTTGGCAGAATGTTAGCTGGGGCGTGGTTACTTACACGGTTACCGCCGGCACCCATACTTTCAAGTGGCGGGCGAGTAAATCATCCACCGGCGATGATGCAACCTACAAAATAGATTACATCACATTCCCGGAAGATCCGGCTATGGGCATTGCCGTCGGTGCGGCAGATGCATCCCGTCCCATCGGCGGCTCGGCTAAAGTGGCAGGGCAAATCACCTGCTCCACCGGTCCCGTCGGCAAGGTCCTTAACTCCCTCAAATTCACCGGTGCAGGCACCGGCAACGAATACACGGATATTGCCTCAGCCAAACTATACCAGGATACGAACGGTAATGGAATTCTGGATGGTGGCGAATCGCAATTAGGCACGAGTCAGGTATTTACTGCGGATAACGGCACGATTCTCTTCAGCAATCTCGGCATCACCATAAACGCCCGCTCCTCCCTGAATATGCTGATGTGTTATGATATGGTTACGACCTGCCTGACGACCTTTACTTATCAGGCAAAGATAATCTCATCATCTGATGTCAGCGCCAATGAATTAGGAGGAGGAGCCAGTTCGGTAAACGGCTCATTCCCGATTAATTGTGCCGTGAAAACCATGTATCGCGAAAACTTTGAGACCGGCACCTTGACCAAGTTCCCCTGGACATGGCTTGCCCGTTGGGAAGCTAATGCATCTGCCGGCTACCAGGATACCTGGGGTGCACAGGTTTACCTCTTATCTTATATCACCGGTTCGTGGGATTTAAACCTCACCCGTCCCTGCACTGCCGGGAATATCAGTTTTTACCGCTATCAATCCGGCTATGGCACCGGCTCATTGAAATTCTATATCGATGGTGTCCTTAAGGGTTCATGGAGCGACCAGGGCTGGGCGCAGGTAAGTTATTCCATCGCCCGTGGTGTGCACACATTTACCTGGATTGCGGACAAAACGACTACCAGCAGTGAGGCATATTATAAGATAGACGATATCGAATTCCCCTGGGTTTCCACCCTGTTTATTACTTCAACCACCCCGCTCCCGGACGGCTTAAAGAATACCGCCTATTCGCAAACGTTTACCGCGACCAACGGGCAGGCTCCCTACACCTGGTCGAAGATAAGCGGCAGTTTTCCGCCCGGCATTAATTTAAACTCCTCAACCGGCGAGCTATACGGCACGCCGACTATTTCAGGGACTTATAATTTCCGTATCCGTGTAACCGATAATCTTTCTGCCACGGACGGGATGGATTTCTCCTTATATATAAAACCATGGGATATTCTCCTGGGTGGCGACCACGAAGGGCAGGATTGGACCCTTAACACGAATACCACCATCGGCGGTGAACATTACGGCATTGGCCAGTTTACTATTGACCCTTCCGTAACAATCAGCTTCCAATCCGGCAGCGGAATGGGGATTGATGCCAATGACGTGGTGATTTCCGGCACGCTCAAAGGCATCTCACGCGGCATCGTGGAAATAAATAGCGCCATGGATATCCTCCTCACCTCGACCGGCAAGATAGATGTGACCGATCTGGCATACGGAGGGACGGATTCCACCTCGACCAAAGGGGCTGATGCCCCGAATTATACTGTGGGCGGCGGTGGCGGCGGCTATGGCGGTGAAGGCGGCGACGGCGGCGGCTACTCAGGCTCTGGCGGCGGGACGCGCGGCACCAGATATTTTATGGATATTGCCGAAGGCTCAAAAGGCGGCAATGTGCCCCTGCCTCCCGACCCTCCCCCTTTATATAAAGACCCTTACGGCGGAATGGGCGGCATCGCGATACTGGTTGCCGGAAATATCGTAACCGTTGACGGCAAAATTTGGGCTTACGGAAATAACGGGCAGGATGGCATCATTGTAAACAGCACCCCAACTGCAGGCGGCGGCGGAGGCTCGGGCGGCGGCATCATGATTAGCGCGATGAAAGTCTATGTAAATAGCTCCGCGGAACTCCTGGCCTATGGCGGTAATGGCGGCGCACCGGCTTCCGGTAATAATAACGGTGGAGGCGGCGGCGGGGGCGGCCGTATCAAAATATTCGGCTCTCATATACATCCGGATGCCTACCTTTCTGTTTCCGGCGGAAACCACGGTTCGGCTTCCGCCCAAAACGGGCATCCCGGCACCATTATGGTCCTGCCGCTCCATCGCGGTTATTGCTCGCCTTGCGAGGCTTTGCCCGGCGGCGTTACCGCGGCTATTCCGGTCGGCTCATCCGTCAATGTCACCAGCGGTAACCTGAATATAGATTTGGATATCACTAATATTAATCCGGTAAATTCAGTCCCGCATAATATTTCTATTTATTATAACAGCGCGGCGGAGAATACAACCGGTCCTTTAGGCCCCAAATGGACGCATACCTTTAACCAGCGCATAGAAGCCGTTATCTCGGATACGGTGCTGGCATGGGTGGATGGCTCCGGCAGGAAAATCGCCTTTGACGATATCAATAACGACTACGTCTATGAATCCTACCCTGTTTACGGATTGCCGCAGGTGGTCCTGACCGATACCGGCACGGGTTATGTCTTACAGGCAAAAGACCGGACGAAATATTATTTCAATTCCGGCGGCTTGCTCACAAACATCCAATGCCCGCGCGGCAATGCCATTACCTGCACGTATAATGCAGGGCTTCTGGCTTCTGTAGCTTTGCCTGACGGCAACCGTGTCATTTCTGTTTACTATAATGCTAATTCACTAATCAACCAATTAATTGATCCTGCCGGCAACATAACTACATTAGCTTATAACGGCAATAACCAGCTGCAATATGTCAGGAAGGATTCCGGCAGCTGGGAG
- a CDS encoding NADP-dependent malic enzyme gives MPVKEKKLTKDELLAKAKKPAEDAMKLHPFYKGKIEVLPKCVVRSVDDFAIWYTPGVAAPCKDIQAHPEKVFEHTNKGNFVAVISDGTRVLGLGDIGPEAGLPVMEGKALIFKYLGGVDAFPICLGTKDPDEIIKTVKHLEPSFGGINLEDFAQPKCFRILDTLRKEMNIPVWHDDQQGTAAITLAGLINAVKLVGKKMNEVAITMVGSGAANICIARMIIKAGVDPKKVIMLDSKGTLNRDRKDVQKDYKEKWEMCQLTNAKNLKGGIPEAMKGADVLIALSQPGPDVIKKEWIKTMAKDAIVFVCANPIPEIWPWEAKEAGARIVATGRSDFPNQVNNSLGFPGIFRGALDVRAKTITDEMCIEAARELAKCAEDKDMHEDHLLPTMADWEVYPREAAAVGMKAIEQGVARLKFSREELLKNAEKMIKKARQETELMMKENFIPKAPK, from the coding sequence ATGCCAGTAAAAGAAAAGAAACTGACCAAGGATGAACTGCTTGCCAAAGCTAAAAAACCGGCTGAAGATGCGATGAAATTGCATCCTTTCTATAAAGGGAAAATTGAAGTCCTGCCCAAATGCGTCGTTCGCAGTGTCGACGATTTTGCCATTTGGTATACGCCGGGTGTCGCCGCCCCGTGTAAAGATATCCAGGCGCACCCGGAAAAGGTCTTTGAGCATACCAATAAAGGCAATTTCGTTGCCGTAATTTCCGACGGCACCCGCGTCCTGGGTTTGGGCGATATCGGACCTGAAGCAGGCCTCCCGGTCATGGAAGGCAAAGCCCTTATCTTTAAATACCTGGGCGGAGTGGATGCATTCCCGATTTGCCTGGGCACGAAAGACCCGGATGAAATTATTAAGACCGTGAAACACCTTGAGCCTTCCTTCGGTGGGATAAATCTTGAAGATTTTGCCCAGCCCAAATGTTTCAGAATACTCGATACCCTCCGTAAAGAGATGAATATTCCGGTCTGGCATGATGACCAGCAGGGCACGGCCGCCATTACGCTGGCCGGCCTAATTAATGCCGTAAAGCTGGTCGGCAAGAAGATGAACGAGGTCGCAATCACCATGGTCGGCTCCGGCGCCGCCAATATCTGTATCGCCCGCATGATTATCAAGGCAGGCGTTGACCCCAAAAAGGTTATTATGCTGGATAGCAAAGGCACCCTAAACCGCGATCGCAAGGATGTCCAGAAAGATTACAAGGAAAAATGGGAGATGTGCCAGTTGACCAACGCGAAAAACCTTAAAGGCGGGATTCCGGAAGCCATGAAAGGCGCGGATGTCCTGATTGCCCTTTCCCAGCCCGGCCCCGACGTCATAAAAAAGGAATGGATAAAAACGATGGCTAAAGACGCCATAGTCTTCGTCTGCGCTAACCCGATTCCGGAAATATGGCCGTGGGAAGCCAAGGAGGCCGGAGCCAGGATCGTTGCTACGGGGCGTTCTGATTTCCCCAACCAGGTCAATAACTCGCTCGGGTTTCCCGGCATTTTTCGCGGAGCGCTTGATGTCCGTGCCAAAACTATTACGGATGAGATGTGCATAGAAGCCGCGCGTGAGCTTGCCAAATGCGCCGAGGATAAGGATATGCACGAAGACCATTTACTGCCCACGATGGCGGATTGGGAAGTTTACCCGCGCGAAGCCGCCGCGGTCGGCATGAAGGCAATTGAACAGGGCGTGGCGCGCCTTAAATTCAGTCGGGAAGAGCTTCTGAAAAATGCCGAGAAAATGATTAAAAAGGCGCGGCAGGAAACAGAACTGATGATGAAAGAAAACTTTATCCCTAAAGCGCCGAAGTAA